The Candidatus Binatia bacterium sequence CGCTTCGAGCAGAAGCTCGAAGAACACCGGGGACAGCTGCGGCGCGCCGCTGTCGAGCTTGCGAAGGACTGGCGTTCCGATCGGGCCCTTCGCCGGCTCGAAGCCATGCTCCTCGCCGCCGACCACGAGCACACGCTCGTCGTCTCCGGCACCGGAGACGTGATCGAACCCGACCCACTCCCGGACGGCGCCTCCACGATCGCCATCGGATCGGGTGGCCCTTTCGCACTGGCCGCGGCTCGCGCCCTACTCGTCCACAGCGATCTCGACGCCAAGGCAATTGCCGAAGCTGCACTCAGGATC is a genomic window containing:
- the hslV gene encoding ATP-dependent protease subunit HslV, translating into MSNSSEFPTIRATTILAVRKDGRTCLAGDGQVSVGSTVMKHSARKVRRLHRDQVVVGFAGASADAFTLFERFEQKLEEHRGQLRRAAVELAKDWRSDRALRRLEAMLLAADHEHTLVVSGTGDVIEPDPLPDGASTIAIGSGGPFALAAARALLVHSDLDAKAIAEAALRIAADICIYTNDDITLEEVSGPESES